A window of Clostridium taeniosporum genomic DNA:
TAATATAGGTATGATGTTTGTATTAATGTTACTTAATGGTTGGTTCCAAGGTATGGGTTGGCCTCCATGTGGTAGAATAATGACTCACTGGTTCTCAGATAGTGAACGTGGAGTTAAGATGTCAATATGGAATACTGCACATAATATAGGTGGTGGATTTATAGCTACAATCGTATTACTTGGTGTATCTATATTTGGAAGTTGGAAAGGTTCATTCTATTTACCAGCACTTATTGCTATAGTTGGTGGTATCGTTTATATGATTTTTGCAAGAGATACTCCTCAATCTGTTGGTTTACCACCAATTGAAGAATATATGGATGATTATCCAGAAGTTTCAGAACAAGTAGAGGATGCAGAAGCAGAACTTACTGCAAAAGAAATATTATTTAAATATGTACTTAATAATAAATTATTATGGTGTATTGCTCTAGCTAACGTATTCGTTTACTTGGTTAGATATGGTGTTATTAATTGGGTTCCAACATACTTACAAGAAGTAAGAAACTTTAATCCTAAAGATTCTTCAGTAGCATTTGCTTTATTTGAATATGCTGCTATTCCAGGAACTATTATAGTTGGATGGATTAGTGACCATGTATTCCATGGAAGACGTGCTCCAATCGGAATTATTTGTATGATTGGTGTTGCAATTGCAACATTTGTTTATTGGAAGAGTACAAGCCCAATAGCAATTAACTGTGCCTTAGCATCAATTGGTGCTTTAATATATGGACCAGTTATGTTAATAGGTGTTAGTGCTTTAGACCTTGTACCTAAAAAAGCAGCAGGAACAGCTGCTGGTTTCACTGGATTATTTGGATACATGGGTGGACAAGTTGCAGCAGAAGTTGTAATGGGTGCTGTTGTTGATAAATTCAGTTGGAACGGTGGATTTATGTTATTAATGGCTTCATGTGTTATTGCAATATTCTTCTTATCATTCACATGGAATTCTCATAATATAGCTGCTAAAAAAGCTAATTAAATAAGATAAACTGATTAAATAAAATAGATTAATTAAACAAAATTAAAAGATTTACCAATCCCCAATTTTATAAATTATTATATTAATGAAAAAGCATATTTTCAAACTGAAGTTTGGAAATATGCTTTTTAATTTAATCTAATCACTAAGGCTATATAAATATTAAGGGAATATTATTGGGAAAAAATAACAATAATATTAATGTTAAAATTTTTTTTATTTTAAATATTAATAAAAATATGAAAAAATTATAGTATAAATAAATTGCTTAAACAGTATTATATACTATATAATATAATATAGAGATAAGTATTAAATAATAAATAAAATAAATGAAAGAATGGTGATTGGGTTGAAAGAGAAGTATAATTCATTTAGATATTGGGACGAGATTACTAGTAAAAATAAGACTATTAGAGGACATATGTTTATGGAAGAACTTCCAACTGAGAGGAGCATTTATTTTCATACACTTATTTTTAATAAAAATATAGGAGTAAGTAGCATTTGGGGGTATATGCCTAATCCTAAAGCTTTACTTGGATATATTCAACATTCATTTTTACAAGAAGCTTTTTATAAATGGATACATGGGAATCAGAAATTAGTAACTAAAATTCCATCTTTACCTGTTCAAATTATTATTAAAGAGGCAGAAAAACTTAAAAAAATTAATAAAGATATAGCTATTAAAATGAAGCATGATTATGATAAATTGAATAATTTATGGAATAGTCCTATTAGTAAATTAGATTTAGAGGTAAAAAAATTTGTTAAGGAATTTAATGGAAGATGGCGTGGAGATAACAAGCAATTTTTATATTTAAAAATATTTAGAAATGCCAGAGAATTAGGAGATTTTGTAATATCATCTGGTTTAATTACAAATACAGAAAAAGAATTAGAAAAAAAGATAGGAGTGCCATTAGAAAAGTGGAAAGATATTTGTGAAGATGTAGTTAAAGATAAAGATAATGGAGAAAAATTTAGAAATGTATTATTAAAAAGATTAACTGAAGTATTTTAAAATAAGATAATATTTTATAAAAATATTAATATATTTATAAGTGAATTTTGTAGATTAATTAAAAAAGGGGTTACTAAAAATTGTAAAATGATTTATAGTAACCCTAAAATACTATTTTTTAATAATAGATGCTATACTTTGAGATGATATACCAAGCATATTTCCTGTAAAACCAAGTCCTTCTTCTGTAGTTGCTTTTACATTAATTTGATCAATATTAATATTGAGAGCATCAGATATATTTTTTCTCATGTTTTCTATATAAGGAGCAAGTTTTGGCTTTTGAGCAATAATTATAGAATCAATATTATTTATAATATATCCTTTTGCCTGTATTAATTTATTTACTTCTTCTAAAAGTTTTATACTAGATATTCCTTTAAATTTATTATCGTTATCAGGAAAATGACGACCAATGTCTCCTAATGCACAAGCACCTAATATGGAATCCATTATTGCGTGTAATAAAACATCAGCATCAGAATGTCCTAATAATCCTTTTTCATAAGGAATTTCAACTCCACCTAAAATTAATTTTCTATTTTCAACTAACTTATGAACATCATATCCAAGTCCTACTCTCATGTAATAAAATTCCTTTCAAGATAAATTAGATTTTAATAATTATAGTACAATTTTATCATTTAAATTTGTAGTAATCAATTTTAGCATTAGTAGTAATCGAATAATTATTGTCTAGATGTTTTGAAGAGAGTTTGACATTTATATAATAGATAAGACGATTTAAAATAAAAGTAAGGAAACTTATTTTACGTTTTTTAATAAAATCTACATAGATAACTTTTTTTTTCATATTAATCTCCATAAATATATTGATTTAAAATTAAAATTTTTTTAAGTATTATTTAATTAATCTTAGATTATTCTATTGAAGATTAAATATAAATTGTTTTAAGATGGAGTTGAATGTTAATAGCAGTAAAATAAATTTCTATGATATAATAATATCATATGAAACATTAGTTAGTTTTGATATTTATAATATTAATTAAATAAATATTATAAGGTACATTCAAATAAATAACTAGTCAGTAGGTTAGTTTATTTTGCGAAATATATCTTCCTTGGAATCTACTAATAGTACAACTATTAGCAGAACTCAGGTCATTGTATTTCACAAAATATCCATCGTATTTTTGACTTGTTATTTATTTTCATATTCCTAATATTAAATTTGGAGGAAACTAAGATGAACAAGCTAAAAATTAAATATGTTTTTTCATCAACACCTAATATTTTGTTGATAGGTGAAAAGACAGATGTAAATAGAAATAAACAAATAGAATTATTTTTAAAAGAATTATCTTTATATAATATTTTGCTTAAGGATTTAATCAATTATCCTCCTAAAGAAAAACAACGTAATATGATCTTAAATATATCATATTATATTCTTGAAAATAGCAATTTAATGGATTCTGTTGAGAGAAAAAAGGATTTACATATAAGGAGTATTTGCAAAGAACTTGATGTAAGTGAAGAATTTTTAAGGAAATGGAAAGAATATATTATATTTTATTATATTATTTTTTCAAATGAAAATTATAAACTTATACAAGATTATTTGAAAATAGAAGAAAGATCAATTAATGTAGTAAATTTAAATAATAAAAATAAAACTAAAACTCAATTTTTTAGAGGAATAGTTATAAAAAGTTTAAGAAATAGTGCATACATTTTAACATCAAGTGGAGAAATAATTAATATAAAGACTGATAAAAACACTAAAATTGGTCAAGAAATTAGTGGACAAGAGAAGAAATCATTTAGAAATTTTAAGATACATTTTTGTATTTTAATATTTATAATGATTATAATTGGAGCATCTTTTTATTCTCAGTATTGTATACCTAAGAGCACAGTAATAGTAAGAACAACATCACCTATAAAATTAGAATGCAATTTTTTAAGTAAAGTCATTTATTCATATTCAGGAACTGAAAAAGGAAAGAAGTTGGTAATTTCAACTGATATATTGCATGAGAATATTGATATAGCTATAAAAGAGGTTTTAGAATATGCATTTAGTAATAAAATGATACCGTCTGATAATGAAATATTGATAACTGTAAATGGAGAAACTTTAAAGTATGGTACTTTAAAAGAAACTAGTAAATTTATAACTGAAATAAATGAAAAAAATAAAAATGAACATAAAAAACAAATTTCTGTATTGATAAATAATGGAGGAAATGAACATAAATTAACTCCTAATTTATATGAATAAGGTACATTCAAATAAAAAAATCTGATAAAAACTATTTTATCAGATTTTTTTATTATTATTTTTTTGTATTATTTAATAATTTTTTAAATGTATCCATATCGTAATTAGAACTTATATAAATTCTATCAAGAAGCAAAGGATTATCATTTCTATCGGAAAGACCTAAATGAGTAGTGAATCCTAGTTTAAAACCAGCATCTTTAGCTGCTTTTATAGTATTATTATTGTAATGTCCATAAGGATAAGCAATACTAGTGACAGGTTTTTCTGTAATTGCCTCTAAGGTATCTTTGGATTCTATAAATTCTTTTAATTGTTCTTCGTATGTCATAGTAGCAAGGTCAGGGTGACCAGCAGTGTGACTTTGAATATCTATTCCGTAATCAGACATCTTTTTTATGGCATCTTCAGAAAGATAATATCCTCCATCTAATTGAAAAGTTATGCAAAAAATAGTAGCTTTAATTTCTAAATCTTTTAGTATAGGAAAAACATTAGTATAGTTATCCATATATCCATCATCAAATGTAATTACTATACTTTTTTCAGGAATAGGAATGTTATTTAAAAGATGATCTTCTAATTCATTAAGTGTTAGCGTTGAATATCCTGAATCCTTTATATATCTAAGTTGATTTCTAAGTTTTTGAGGGGATATTATAATCTCACTGCCCTCAGAATTTTTAACTGAATGATAATATAAAACAGGAACACCTATATTTTCATTAGTTAGTTTTAAGTTAGGTTTTTCTTTAATTTTATTTTCATTTTCAACATCTAAAGTTTTATTATCAGTCTTATCATCTAATTTGGTAGTTTGAGTATTAGAATTTTCAACCTTTTTAGTAGTGTTAGAATTATTTAAAGGTTCATCAACAGTATTTTTTAAATATAAAGGGTTATACATAAAATATACACCAATTGCACAAATTAAAACACAAGCAAGTATAATTATATTTTTTTTATTAAGAAACGTATTTAAATTTTTCAATTATTTATCCTCCTAGTTATTTTAAGTACTCTTTATATAATATAAGCATAATAAGGATATTTTAACATAATATTTTCTTTGTAATAAAAAATTAAAAAAAGAAAAATTTTACAACTTATCAACATTATCCACAATGGGCTGTGGATAACCTGTTATAAAAATAATTTTGTAAAAAAAAATTGCTGTGTATTTTGTTAATATTTTTTTATAGTGTTTCTATAGGAAAGGAGAAGAAGATAGTATAATGCACTTAGTTTCAAATGTTTTATCAATATTTTTAATCCCTATAATATTATCTCAAAGTTATCCACAATTTATGTTTATAAATAATAGAATAAAAAACGACAATAATCTAAAAATTGTGGAAAAGTCTATAAATAAAAATTTAGATTATTTAAAAGAAGATATTAGAATTTTGCAAATTCAAGGTGGAAAAGATAGAAAAAAAATTAATAATATAAATTCTAAAATAAAATCCGACATTATTAATAGAGTTAGTGAAGCAGAAAAAATTTCAGAAGAATACTTTAAAGATATAAATATTAAACCTACATTTCCATATGAAATAATATCTAAATATGTTATTGAAAGAGATGATGATGAAATTTTAAGCTTTTATAATGATTATTATGAGTTCTTAGGAGGAGCACATGGAATGACTATAAGAACTTCATATACTATAGATAAAAACAAAGAGGAATTTATAAAGTTAAATGATTTATTTAAGTCAGGGTATGATTATTTAAGTATAATAAATAAAGAAATAAAAAAGCAAATAGAAAGCCATCCAGAAGATTATTTTGATTTAGGAAAAGAATTTAAAGGTATAAATAATGAACAAAATTTTTATTTAGATAAAAATAATATTATTATATATTATCAGTTATATGAGATAGCTCCTTACGTTTATGGTATTCCAGAATTTAAAATTCCTATAAGTTTATTTAAAGGAAATTTTATGTATAATTAGGGTTTAATTTGGATTGTATACATGATAATATTTACTTTATATATAAGATCTAATGGAGGTTTAAATGAAGAAGTTATTAAAAGAATATATAATAATAACTATAGGAATTATTATAGTTGCTACAGGACTTGAGGTATTTTTTTTCTCAAATAATATAGCATCAGGAGGAGTTTCGGGATTAGCATTGGTTTTGAATGAAGTTTTGGGAGTTGAGCCGGGGATAGTAATGATTGTATGTAATATAATATTATTTGTTGCAGCTTTTATATTTATTGGTGGTAATTTTGGAATAAAGAGTATATATGCAGCATTTGGTTTATCATTTCTATTGTCAGCAGTTGAAAAAATTTATAGCCCTATAGTAGTAACTAATAATTTAGTTTTAGTATCTATATTTGGAAGTGTATTAGTAGCAATGGGAACAGCAATTATGTATACTCAAAATGCTACTACAGGAGGTACTAGTATCATAGCTAAGATATTAAGTAAATATTTTCATATTGATTTTGGAAAGGCATTATTATTATCAGATTCTATAGTAATATTATTAGCAATTTATACATTTGGAATAGAATTAGGCTTGTTTGGATTATTAAGTGTATATTTAATAGGTACTTTGATAGATAAATTTATAGATGGATTTAATTTATCAAAACAAGTTATGATTTTTACAGAAAATGAAGAACTTGTAGCAAATTATATAATTAATGATGTTGGAAGAGGATGTACAGTTTTTTATGGTAAAGGTGGATATACTAAAAAACAAAATTGTGTTATTTTAACTATATTAAGTAGAGCGCAATTTATTAAGTTAAGACAATTTATGATAAAAAATGATTCTAACGCATTTATAACTGTAAATGAAACAACAGAAGTATTAGGCCAAGGATTTAAAAGCATATTAGATACTTAATGTGAATTTATATAAAAATAAAATTATTTTATTTGAAATTTTTATGATCAATTAAGTAAAAATTAAAAAGTTATATATTAAAGAATACATAAATCATTGAAAAACAGCCGTAAAGTATATATTATAAAGTAATAAATTGTAAGCTGTGATAAAATTAATTATAATTAATTTTATCACAGCTTATTTTATAAAAAATTTAGATTACTTACTTTTGTAAGAATTTGAATTTTTATTTCCTCTAAATCCATATCCATCAGAGACTTGTCTATTAATTGAAGCTACTTTTCCAGTTATACATCCTCTACAATGAGAAGGAGTATCTCCTGTACA
This region includes:
- a CDS encoding DUF3298 and DUF4163 domain-containing protein: MHLVSNVLSIFLIPIILSQSYPQFMFINNRIKNDNNLKIVEKSINKNLDYLKEDIRILQIQGGKDRKKINNINSKIKSDIINRVSEAEKISEEYFKDINIKPTFPYEIISKYVIERDDDEILSFYNDYYEFLGGAHGMTIRTSYTIDKNKEEFIKLNDLFKSGYDYLSIINKEIKKQIESHPEDYFDLGKEFKGINNEQNFYLDKNNIIIYYQLYEIAPYVYGIPEFKIPISLFKGNFMYN
- the ispF gene encoding 2-C-methyl-D-erythritol 2,4-cyclodiphosphate synthase → MRVGLGYDVHKLVENRKLILGGVEIPYEKGLLGHSDADVLLHAIMDSILGACALGDIGRHFPDNDNKFKGISSIKLLEEVNKLIQAKGYIINNIDSIIIAQKPKLAPYIENMRKNISDALNINIDQINVKATTEEGLGFTGNMLGISSQSIASIIKK
- a CDS encoding YitT family protein, with amino-acid sequence MKKLLKEYIIITIGIIIVATGLEVFFFSNNIASGGVSGLALVLNEVLGVEPGIVMIVCNIILFVAAFIFIGGNFGIKSIYAAFGLSFLLSAVEKIYSPIVVTNNLVLVSIFGSVLVAMGTAIMYTQNATTGGTSIIAKILSKYFHIDFGKALLLSDSIVILLAIYTFGIELGLFGLLSVYLIGTLIDKFIDGFNLSKQVMIFTENEELVANYIINDVGRGCTVFYGKGGYTKKQNCVILTILSRAQFIKLRQFMIKNDSNAFITVNETTEVLGQGFKSILDT
- a CDS encoding polysaccharide deacetylase family protein, translating into MKNLNTFLNKKNIIILACVLICAIGVYFMYNPLYLKNTVDEPLNNSNTTKKVENSNTQTTKLDDKTDNKTLDVENENKIKEKPNLKLTNENIGVPVLYYHSVKNSEGSEIIISPQKLRNQLRYIKDSGYSTLTLNELEDHLLNNIPIPEKSIVITFDDGYMDNYTNVFPILKDLEIKATIFCITFQLDGGYYLSEDAIKKMSDYGIDIQSHTAGHPDLATMTYEEQLKEFIESKDTLEAITEKPVTSIAYPYGHYNNNTIKAAKDAGFKLGFTTHLGLSDRNDNPLLLDRIYISSNYDMDTFKKLLNNTKK
- the glpT gene encoding glycerol-3-phosphate transporter gives rise to the protein MFNFLKPAPHIERMPAEKIPSSYKRYRIQVFISIYVGYLIYYFVRSNFSLAKVYLIDQGFTKTEVGFVASALGLAYGVSKFVMGNKSDRSNPRFFLAIGLILSGVTNLFLPNATNIGMMFVLMLLNGWFQGMGWPPCGRIMTHWFSDSERGVKMSIWNTAHNIGGGFIATIVLLGVSIFGSWKGSFYLPALIAIVGGIVYMIFARDTPQSVGLPPIEEYMDDYPEVSEQVEDAEAELTAKEILFKYVLNNKLLWCIALANVFVYLVRYGVINWVPTYLQEVRNFNPKDSSVAFALFEYAAIPGTIIVGWISDHVFHGRRAPIGIICMIGVAIATFVYWKSTSPIAINCALASIGALIYGPVMLIGVSALDLVPKKAAGTAAGFTGLFGYMGGQVAAEVVMGAVVDKFSWNGGFMLLMASCVIAIFFLSFTWNSHNIAAKKAN
- a CDS encoding anti-sigma factor domain-containing protein, which codes for MNKLKIKYVFSSTPNILLIGEKTDVNRNKQIELFLKELSLYNILLKDLINYPPKEKQRNMILNISYYILENSNLMDSVERKKDLHIRSICKELDVSEEFLRKWKEYIIFYYIIFSNENYKLIQDYLKIEERSINVVNLNNKNKTKTQFFRGIVIKSLRNSAYILTSSGEIINIKTDKNTKIGQEISGQEKKSFRNFKIHFCILIFIMIIIGASFYSQYCIPKSTVIVRTTSPIKLECNFLSKVIYSYSGTEKGKKLVISTDILHENIDIAIKEVLEYAFSNKMIPSDNEILITVNGETLKYGTLKETSKFITEINEKNKNEHKKQISVLINNGGNEHKLTPNLYE